The uncultured Fretibacterium sp. genome includes the window TCTCTGAAGAGCCTGGCGAGGGCGATATTCTCTTATGAGGAAACTGCGTTCCAGGAGGTACGCTCGTCAAGGGCTCTGGCTGATTATCTGGAAAAGGCCGGATTCGAGGTGGAGTGGGGGATGGCCGGCATGGAGACAGCCTTCGTGGCGCGGTATGGCCGCGGGCGTCCCCATATTGGTCTGATGGGCGAGTACGACGCTCTTCCCGAGGTTGGGCATGCCTGTGGACATAACATGATCGGGACCATATCGGCTGGCGCGGCGGTGGCCATCAAGGAGAGCGGGTGTCTTGAAGGCCGCGAGGGAACGATCCTCTTCCTGGGGTGCCCTGCGGAGGAACATGGAGGGGGCAAAGTCCTGCTTGACGGGGCCGGGGTCTTCAACGGGCTGGATGCGGCCATGATCATCCATCCCGCGAGCACCAGCACCGGATATGACATCTCTTTTGCGATCAAGCGTCTTTTCGTCGAGTTCTTCGGAAAAGCGGCCCATGCCGCCGCCGCCCCACACAAGGGGGTCAACGCCCTGGATGCCATGCTCTCCTTCTTTAACGGCATCGCGTTGATGCGCCAGCAGATGACGGAGCGTACCCGGGTGCACGGCATCATCCTGAACGGGGGGCAGTCCTTCAATACGATTCCGGACTATACGAAGGCCGAGATGGGGATTCGTGCCCTGCGTATGGAGGAGGTCCTCGAGCTTGAGACGAGACTTGCCGCCGTCGCGGAGGGATCTG containing:
- a CDS encoding M20 family metallopeptidase; this translates as MKDKIAAVVDARSDSLKSLARAIFSYEETAFQEVRSSRALADYLEKAGFEVEWGMAGMETAFVARYGRGRPHIGLMGEYDALPEVGHACGHNMIGTISAGAAVAIKESGCLEGREGTILFLGCPAEEHGGGKVLLDGAGVFNGLDAAMIIHPASTSTGYDISFAIKRLFVEFFGKAAHAAAAPHKGVNALDAMLSFFNGIALMRQQMTERTRVHGIILNGGQSFNTIPDYTKAEMGIRALRMEEVLELETRLAAVAEGSARSTGCTVKVTQAEPPQPEVYVNVPLARTLDANYARVGEKTTMRTYGQGVGSTDVGIVTHRVPGIQGYINITAGASIPTHSREFAAAASSEYGYEAMLRATKALALTAFDLFDDPGLLREVREYFEERRRDF